A genome region from Salvia splendens isolate huo1 chromosome 19, SspV2, whole genome shotgun sequence includes the following:
- the LOC121779795 gene encoding uncharacterized protein LOC121779795 isoform X1 gives MDLPPPPPAFSRHHIHHLRYENVLRPPDFLPPPYPPHLPPPQTPSLNTPLPPPPPSPPPLQIHHMSPTLHPPRFAFSPRRYPIIERSHRYEFDPLPKPYIQPTLPPPPPPPPPRDDVSLRVVRDYPERNLVFEHENYSRGRIDDIRELPGNWDRDLGWGAPRAHSRVPETDRGIIDRYRDVIPESFELCRKRDDGRIWDSGLRDWGSELDWREYDERRWDSGMNDRNRDLYRERDYDERRWNDTVMNDRSRDLYRERDYDERRWKDTGMNDRSRDLYRERDYDERGWKDTGMNDRSRDLYRERDYDERRWKDTGLNDRSSDLYRERDYNERRWDTGTNDWSRDLYRERDYNERRWDTGTNDWSRDLYREHSFDERRWDSGMNNLGDKVHIQMDDDEMRREHSRSAGVLSRLGNMQPELPQNDLRFGRVLSRLGNRQPEYSEADQSLGGVLSRLGNRKPEFADDNSSLGRFSGRLGAGVCNVNNGELIWPDKKKRLQKKNTLFRTQQGKIRSRHIGGFKSQHLANDSSRGSFKVKEKGSVKMQTRMEVNREREQSPMELSISFKSNALVAKAIQVSPHPSTELSIRSNSVKERTGCDVSALPAAKQDIVSDFQFDPHEASQEHVDIGATKHPLLGADPQMERESHAIEVDACQPLVPKLKRKRSNLNARHGLERKRNSLNTRPASSYVVRDVMTTCSGRSGGLVTTTEDAYHVHQLRVDGVAHPAHENFSSQEKADRGDSLDVNQDMNISNKHVHDTTFVCDADRGAIKPASQYTKFGRDIEDEVSEHRNMGEAMQIKGYAIISDVGFKDANSKDFLQNRDDTPQVMLDAKHFRSLEGAAVTDSPNVAFDISVSSCVLSANNKETSPEFEASFSDNMGTVLPHNVYSIEGSPEMISGRETCVSIDNSSSKVISDSETCVPVANLSKVTRKREHRGDQMGVSSTKTNVNVETVRFTDVGITSCLLKDIVPAMDGDFVGEKERCKEVNCLQECPSGVQNSDLEVHVTANGSSQGSQKKQKLSSPRSSISSLSEDDTIADGFSSPPILEQHPTRPSELGAEQSGNTSSAPTTISQCRTTDARGEDLNVANQDEILVDRDRLLGIDDLALITSGISCSYRNGPSASDSGDDSLASSFDMRSCMSSPEGLQVYSDSCISRNTETSSCLSDTEMICRSDKISNKKNVFADPNTNSLGKCLEVAVNKSETNPVAPQSLLKNTSQVVKKRYPVHGKLTWSKDQVPSAVTKVFPVQHPSNFSNTKKLYPPHATKSRTWCRTVDSSASVAKPKVKPPVPQSNATKAAGSIQSSYIRKGNSLLRKNSPSNDTSHGFPGSSCSVYRPSPCTNTIKSDLESEYKTGDADSLTLKRTGKVNTSEITKAMTQNRNRNSLSCSTCNLEEPLPISNPHSNDFPSKTLDVMEERIKYSPAPECGTDSVVGSDSPSTAVEGNAGKKAIYVKRRSYQLVATSNSDDKSILGLDSTQARLSDGYYKSRENQLLRASPENHVKKGNEDATASGLVPHSIIPKIPTRRQSSLGKTSRSSKFSFVWKLHDTQSSEKHKNSLRPQKVWPHMFSTKRAAYWKSLIQGINPSHSNISQKLLVSRKRGAIYTKSSHGYSLRMSKVLSVGSSSLKWSKSIERSSRKANEEATRAVTAAEKRKKEEKGAVHIASKSRNHVSRKWVLNVKLRPGERIFRIGSDRYKMDPTRRTLQRITDKESSSSVAPQSKKNVKRSYIPKRLLIGNEDHADTITETDFEFEHILVVFLIPCYLFRYVRIGNGNQLIRDPKKRVRVLASEKVRWSLRTARLRLARKSKYCQFFTRFGKCNKDGGKCPYIHDPSKVVVCTKFLAGSCTNVDCKLTHKVIPERMQDCSYFLKGSCSNDSCPYRHVRVNPDSSVCENFLRGYCADGNECQKKHTYTCPAFEATGVCPQASTCKLHHPKKKTEKKPTMEQKVVRGRYFDGGLVGVDDWSSASASAAAPLVEKLATRGKDDMIMHEGQFPDFISLEVSDDDETDQGCDELQPDAQKDHSVD, from the exons ATGGATCTCCCGCCTCCGCCGCCAGCCTTCAGCCGCCACCATATCCACCACCTCAGGTATGAAAACGTCCTCCGCCCTCCTGATTTCCTTCCCCCACCCTATCCCCCCCACCTCCCCCCACCACAAACCCCTTCGTTGAATACTCCTcttccaccaccgccgccgtcgccgcctCCCCTACAAATTCATCACATGTCTCCAACCCTCCATCCTCCGAGATTTGCTTTCTCTCCGCGGCGGTATCCAATTATTGAGCGATCCCACCGTTACGAATTCGATCCGCTACCAAAACCCTATATCCAACCCACCCTTCCTCCgcctccaccgccaccgcctccgaGAGATGACGTATCTTTGCGAGTTGTTCGTGATTATCCCGAGAGGAATCTTGTCTTCGAACATGAAAATTACTCTCGGGGTCGAATTGATGATATACGTGAATTGCCTGGGAATTGGGATCGAGATTTAGGTTGGGGTGCTCCGAGAGCTCATAGCAGGGTTCCGGAGACTGATAGAGGGATTATTGATAGATATCGTGATGTAATTCCTGAGAGTTTTGAGCTGTGTAGAAAGAGGGATGATGGCAGGATATGGGATAGTGGACTTCGTGATTGGGGTTCTGAATTGGACTGGAGGGAATATGATGAGAGGCGATGGGATAGTGGTATGAATGATCGGAATCGTGACTTGTATAGGGAGCGTGATTATGACGAGAGGAGATGGAATGATACCGTTATGAATGATCGGAGTCGTGACTTGTACAGAGAGCGTGATTATGATGAGAGGAGATGGAAGGATACTGGTATGAATGATCGGAGTCGTGACTTGTACAGGGAGCGTGATTATGATGAGAGGGGATGGAAGGATACTGGTATGAATGATCGGAGTCGTGACTTGTACAGGGAGCGTGATTATGATGAGAGGAGATGGAAGGATACTGGTTTGAATGATCGGAGTAGTGACTTGTACAGGGAGCGTGATTATAATGAGAGGAGATGGGATACTGGTACGAATGACTGGAGTCGTGACTTGTACAGGGAGCGTGATTATAATGAGAGGAGATGGGATACTGGTACGAATGACTGGAGTCGTGACTTGTACAGGGAGCATAGTTTTGATGAGAGGAGATGGGATAGTGGTATGAACAATCTGGGAGACAAGGTGCATATTCAGATGGATGATGATGAGATGAGACGGGAACATAGCAGGTCTGCTGGAGTTTTGTCTCGACTAGGAAACATGCAACCAGAGCTTCCTCAGAATGATCTAAGGTTTGGTAGGGTTTTGTCTCGACTTGGAAACAGGCAACCAGAATATTCTGAGGCTGATCAGAGTTTGGGTGGAGTTTTGTCTCGATTGGGGAACAGGAAACCAGAATTTGCCGACGACAATTCGAGTTTGGGTAGATTTAGTGGTAGGTTAGGGGCTGGGGTTTGTAATGTTAATAATGGGGAGTTGATTTGGCCTGATAAGAAGAAGAGATTACAGAAAAAGAATACATTATTTAGGACTCAACAAGGAAAAATTCGCAGCAGACACATTGGAGGGTTTAAATCTCAACACTTAGCAAACGACTCCAGTAGAGGTAGTTTCAAGGTCAAGGAAAAAGGATCTGTGAAGATGCAGACAAGAATGGAAGTTAACAGAGAGAGGGAGCAGAGTCCTATGGAGCTTTCTATTTCATTTAAGTCAAATGCACTTGTGGCAAAGGCTATTCAGGTGTCACCTCATCCATCTACTGAATTAAGTATAAGGTCAAATTCAGTGAAAGAAAGAACAGGGTGTGATGTGTCTGCTTTGCCTGCCGCCAAACAGGATATAGTTTCAGATTTCCAATTTGATCCACATGAAGCTTCACAAGAGCATGTTGATATAGGAGCAACAAAGCACCCTTTGCTTGGAGCCGATCCACAGATGGAAAGAGAAAGTCATGCCATCGAAGTTGATGCTTGTCAACCCTTGGTTCCTAAATTGAAGAGGAAAAGGAGCAATTTGAACGCAAGACACGGGCTGGAGCGGAAACGGAACAGTTTGAACACAAGACCTGCATCGTCATATGTGGTCCGTGATGTAATGACTACGTGTTCTGGTCGTTCTGGGGGATTGGTAACTACTACTGAGGATGCTTACCATGTGCACCAGTTACGAGTTGATGGGGTTGCACATCCGGCACATGAAAACTTTTCATCTCAAGAGAAAGCTGATCGTGGAGACAGTCTGGACGTCAATCAGGACATGAACATTTCAAACAAACATGTACACGATACAACTTTTGTATGTGATGCAGATAGGGGTGCAATTAAGCCCGCTAGCCAATATACTAAATTTGGTAGAGATATAGAAGATGAAGTTAGCGAACATCGTAATATGGGTGAGGCAATGCAAATTAAAGGGTATGCTATCATCTCTGATGTTGGATTTAAAGATGCTAACTCAAAGGACTTTCTCCAAAACCGTGATGATACGCCCCAAGTTATGTTAGATGCAAAGCATTTCAGAAGTTTAGAAGGTGCTGCTGTTACAGATTCTCCAAATGTTGCTTTTGACATCTCAGTCAGTTCCTGCGTACTTTCGGCGAATAATAAGGAGACTTCACCTGAATTTGAAGCATCTTTTTCAGATAATATGGGAACTGTTCTCCCACATAATGTTTACTCTATTGAAGGATCTCCCGAGATGATAAGTGGCAGGGAAACTTGTGTATCCATTGATAATTCATCCTCCAAGGTGATAAGTGACAGTGAAACTTGTGTACCTGTTGCGAACTTATCCAAGGTTACTAGGAAGAGGGAACATAGAGGTGATCAGATGGGTGTTTCTAGTACGAAGACCAATGTGAATGTCGAAACAGTTAGATTCACTGATGTTGGAATCACGAGCTGTTTGCTAAAGGATATTGTTCCTGCAATGGATGGTGACTTTGTTGGTGAGAAAGAAAGATGCAAGGAGGTTAATTGCTTACAAGAATGCCCATCTGGAGTACAGAATTCAGACCTAGAGGTTCATGTTACTGCAAATGGCTCATCCCAAGGCTCCCAGAAGAAGCAGAAACTTTCCAGCCCAAGATCGAGTATTTCATCTCTTTCTGAAGATGATACAATTGCAGATGGGTTCAGTAGTCCGCCAATTCTTGAGCAGCATCCCACCAGGCCATCTGAATTGGGAGCTGAGCAAAGTGGGAATACGTCATCAGCACCCACTACCATCTCACAATGTCGAACCACAGATGCACGAGGTGAAGACTTAAATGTTGCAAATCAGGACGAGATTCTGGTAGATAGAGACAGATTACTAGGGATTGATGATCTGGCTTTAATTACTAGTGGCATATCGTGTTCTTACAGAAATGGTCCCAGTGCTTCTGATTCTGGAGATGACTCGTTAGCATCTAGCTTTGACATGCGATCTTGCATGTCTTCTCCTGAAGGGCTGCAAGTTTACTCGGATTCATGCATTTCCAGAAACACTGAGACTTCCTCCTGCCTATCAGATACTGAAATGATTTGTCGGAGTGACAAAATATCCAACAAAAAGAATGTGTTTGCTGATCCAAATACCAATTCTCTTGGGAAATGTTTAGAGGTAGCTGTGAACAAATCAGAAACTAATCCTGTCGCGCCACAATCTCTACTTAAGAATACCAGTCAAGTTGTCAAGAAACGTTATCCAGTACATGGTAAACTTACTTGGAGTAAGGACCAGGTTCCTTCTGCCGTTACTAAAGTTTTTCCTGTGCAGCATCCTTCAAATTTTAGTAATACGAAGAAATTGTATCCTCCTCATGCCACAAAATCAAGGACGTGGTGTCGAACTGTTGACTCCTCTGCTTCAGTTGCGAAACCTAAAGTAAAACCTCCTGTTCCTCAGAGTAATGCAACAAAGGCAGCCGGATCAATACAGAGTTCATACATACGGAAAGGAAATAGTCTATTGAGGAAAAATTCCCCATCAAATGACACTTCACATGGATTCCCTGGTTCAAGCTGCTCAGTTTATCGGCCAAGTCCTTGCACCAATACTATAAAGAGTGACCTGGAATCTGAGTACAAGACTGGTGATGCTGATTCATTAACTCTGAAAAGAACAGGGAAGGTAAACACTTCTGAAATAACAAAAGCAATGACCCAAAATCGTAATCGGAACTCATTAAGTTGCAGTACTTGCAACTTGGAGGAGCCTTTACCCATCAGTAATCCTCACAGCAATGATTTTCCTTCTAAAACTTTGGATGTCATGGAGGAGAGGATAAAGTATTCTCCGGCTCCTGAATGCGGAACTGATTCAGTCGTCGGATCAGATAGCCCAAGTACAGCCGTAGAAGGGAATGCTGGGAAGAAGGCTATCTATGTCAAGAGGAGATCTTATCAATTGGTTGCGACTTCTAATTCTGATGATAAATCTATATTAGGGTTGGATAGTACACAGGCACGATTATCTGATGGTTACTACAAAAGTAGGGAAAACCAACTTTTAAGAGCATCACCAGAAAATCATGTCAAAAAAGGGAATGAAGATGCTACTGCATCTGGACTGGTGCCTCACTCAATTATTCCTAAAATTCCTACTAGGAGGCAATCTAGTCTTGGCAAGACTAGCAGatcatcaaaattttcatttgtgTGGAAATTACATGATACACAGTCTTCAGAAAAGCATAAGAATTCATTGAGACCTCAGAAAGTCTGGCCGCATATGTTTTCTACTAAAAGAGCTGCTTATTGGAAAAGTCTTATACAGGGAATAAACCCGTCTCATTCTAACATCAG CCAAAAGCTGCTGGTGTCAAGAAAGAGAGGTGCAATTTACACTAAATCAAGTCATGGATATTCTCTTAGGATGTCAAAAGTCTTAAGTGTTGGTAGTTCTAGTTTAAAGTggtcaaagtccattgaaaGGAGCTCGAGGAAAGCAAATGAG GAAGCTACAAGAGCTGTTACTGCTGCTGAGAAGaggaaaaaggaagaaaagggGGCTGTTCACATTGCTTCAAAGAGCAGAAACCATGTTTCTCGTAAGTGGGTTCTTAATGTAAAGCTGCGTCCAG GTGAACGAATATTCCGTATTGGTTCAGATCGCTACAAAATGGATCCAACAAGGAGGACTCTTCAGAGGATCACAG ACAAAGAATCATCATCATCGGTTGCTCCTCAATCTAAAAAGAATGTTAAGAGATCTTATATTCCCAAGAGATTATTGATTGGCAATGAAGA CCATGCAGATACAATAACAGAGACAGACTTTGAGTTTGAGCATATTTTAGTGGTCTTTTTGATACCTTGCTATTTATTTAGATATGTTCGAATTGGAAATGGTAACCAGCTGATTAGAGATCCAAAGAAACGTGTTCGTGTCCTTGCAAGCGAGAAAGTTCGCTGGAGTTTGCGAACTGCTCGATTGCGTTTGGCTAGAAAGAGTAAATACTGCCAGTTCTTCACTAGATTTGGGAAGTGCAATAAGGATGGTGGGAAGTGTCCATACATCCATGATCCCTCTAAAGTTGTAGTCTGTACGAAATTCCTGGCTGGTTCATGCACCAATGTCGACTGCAAATTGACCCACAAG GTTATCCCTGAGAGGATGCAAGATTGTTCATATTTTCTGAAAG GGTCGTGCTCCAATGACAGTTGTCCTTATAGACATGTACGTGTCAATCCTGATTCAAGTGTTTGTGAAAATTTCCTCAGAGGCTATTGTGCTGATGGCAATGAG TGCCAGAAGAAACACACCTATACCTGTCCGGCTTTTGAAGCAACTGGAGTGTGTCCTCAAGCATCAACATGCAAGCTACACCATCCAAAAAAGAAGACAGAAAAGAAACCAACGATGGAGCAAAAGGTTGTAAGAGGGCGCTACTTTGATGGTGGACTTGTTGGAGTTGATGACTGGAGCTCAGCATCAGCATCAGCGGCAGCACCACTGGTAGAGAAGCTCGCCACGAGAGGTAAGGATGACATGATTATGCATGAAGGACAATTCCCGGATTTTATTAGCTTAGAAGTCAGCGATGATGATGAAACGGATCAAGGATGTGATGAACTTCAGCCAGATGCACAGAAAGATCATAGTGTCGACTAG